The following coding sequences lie in one Metopolophium dirhodum isolate CAU chromosome 5, ASM1992520v1, whole genome shotgun sequence genomic window:
- the LOC132944977 gene encoding tyrosine kinase receptor Cad96Ca, translating into MKSAAWIPAAAVVLVALCAPRPGLCDLTGSPPTIWVDRNWVVDSTAPVGTVVARVRVSDVGNETVLMYGLEHSTGFNIVQENEDPLPFTIDENGRVTTNTSLTNKEGKNIYLYVTINDGHLTSKTQVWAKVEGPGGGGRNKPSSGGLPTNFLSSQFRPPPPPSIPINGAGGSFPGVVFTPPNKLLPPGPARTTPPRPTNKVPTAKPTTPTVVATQKTVAADIPVAEASTSPTAVVSTVTSTVVTDAAVKAVNNSTTTESAPSTVATAAATTARLGDTRNVTEPALTPPTVTTQQPVQNNLVLALVPIVIATVFLTTAGVLACLFRKRLFSSKVKSKKVNSIGKKKSSRSDDPMVMHHWSGPRAFTRYESWGSDPSTNGQYIGGKESAIKEGDPWEIPRHHVRVCSILGEGSFGQVWKCEAYNVMGFKGNMVVAVKTLKDNAGERERLDLVQELQVMKSLEPHPHVVKLLGCCSERDPLFVVMEYAKLGKLQSVLRNSRGANYYTNTHGPSSLTSHELIMFCYQIAKGMDFLSSKGIIHRDLAARNILVTEERACKISDFGFARDVASSRVYERKSEGRLPIRWMAPESLFDNMYSAKSDAWSFGVLMWEIVTLGSTPYPGVAAADVMKRIRDGYRLDKPQHCRREVYNIMFYCWDKCPDDRPDFAELMGLLDKLLVDETDYIQLDRFPDNAYYNITTCISGERL; encoded by the exons ATGAAGTCCGCCGCTTGGATCCCGGCCGCGGCCGTCGTACTGGTCGCCCTGTGCGCCCCTCGGCCAG gaCTATGTGATCTAACCGGAAGTCCTCCGACAATATGGGTAGACCGGAATTGGGTGGTCGACTCCACGGCGCCCGTCGGCACGGTGGTGGCCCGGGTTCGCGTATCCGACGTCGGCAACGAGACGGTCCTGATGTACGGGCTGGAACACTCGACGGGCTTCAACATCGTCCAAGAGAACGAGGACCCGTTGCCGTTCACCATCGACGAGAACGGAAGAGTCACCACAAACACGTCTCTGACGAacaag GagggaaaaaatatttacctgtaCGTGACGATCAACGACGGACACTTAACGTCCAAGACGCAAGTATGGGCGAAAGTGGAAGGACCCGGCGGTGGTGGCAGGAATAAGCCGAGTAGCGGAGGACTTCCGACAAACTTCTTGTCATCGCAGTTCCGACCACCACCCCCGCCGTCGATACCAATCAACGGGGCTGGAGGCAGTTTTCCGGGCGTTGTTTTCACGCCTCCTAACAAACTTCTACCCCCTGGACCGGCCAGGACGACGCCGCCCCGGCCGACGAACAAAGTTCCTACGGCGAAGCCAACGACGCCCACAGTCGTTGCCACGCAAAAGACAGTAGCTGCTGATATACCCGTCGCCGAGGCCTCCACGTCGCCGACCGCGGTCGTCAGCACAGTCACCTCGACCGTGGTAACCGATGCAGCCGTAAAAGCGGTAAACAACTCCACCACCACAGAGTCAGCGCCCAGCACCGTCGCAACCGCGGCCGCTACCACCGCCCGGCTCGGCGACACAAGAAACGTAACAGAACCAGCGCTCACCCCTCCCACGGTGACCACCCAGCAACCCGTTCAGAATAACCTGGTCTTGGCCCTGGTACCCATTGTGATTGCTACAGTCTTCCTGACCACGGCTGGCGTGCTAGCCTGTTTGTTCCGAAAAAGACTGTTTTCCTCCAAAGTCAAGTCTAAAAAAGTAAATTCGATT GGGAAAAAGAAGAGCTCCAGATCTGACGACCCGATGGTCATGCACCACTGGAGCGGGCCACGGGCTTTCACCAGATACGAGAGCTGGGGCTCGGATCCGTCGACCAATGGGCAGTACATCGGCGGCAAGGAATCGGCGATCAAAGAAGGCGACCCGTGGGAGATACCCAGGCACCACGTGCGCGTGTGCTCGATACTCGGAGAGGGTAGTTTTGGCCAAGTCTGGAAGTGCGAGGCGTACAACGTCATGG GGTTCAAGGGCAACATGGTGGTCGCGGTAAAGACGCTCAAGGACAACGCCGGTGAACGCGAACGACTCGACCTGGTACAGGAACTGCAGGTGATGAAATCGCTGGAGCCACATCCGCACGTCGTAAAACTCTTGGGATGTTGTTCGGAgagag ATCCCTTATTCGTCGTTATGGAGTACGCGAAATTGGGCAAACTCCAGAGCGTGTTGCGGAACTCTCGTGGCGCAAACTACTACACGAATACGCACGGGCCGAGTTCGTTGACGTCGCACGAACTCATTATGTTCTGCTATCAGATCGCCAAAGGAATGGACTTCTTGTCGTCGAAAGGG ATCATACACAGGGACCTGGCGGCCCGGAACATACTGGTGACGGAGGAACGGGCGTGCAAGATCTCCGACTTCGGGTTCGCGCGGGACGTGGCCAGCAGCCGGGTGTACGAGCGCAAGTCCGAGGGCCGTCTGCCCATCCGGTGGATGGCGCCGGAGTCGCTGTTCGACAACATGTACTCGGCCAAGTCGGACGCATGGTCGTTCGGCGTGCTCATGTGGGAGATCGTGACGCTCGGCTCGACGCCGTACCCGGGCGTGGCCGCGGCGGACGTCATGAAGCGCATCCGGGACGGTTACCGGCTGGACAAGCCGCAGCACTGCCGGCGCGAGGTGTACAACATCATGTTCTACTGCTGGGACAAGTGTCCGGACGACCGGCCCGACTTCGCCGAGCTCATGGGGCTGCTTGACAAGCTGCTGGTCGACGAGACCGACTACATACAGCTCGACCGGTTCCCGGACAACGCGTACTACAACATCACCACGTGCATCAGTGGCGAGCGCCTGTGA